The following is a genomic window from Streptomyces lincolnensis.
TCGTAGCCCGCCACTGCCGTGAACCCGGTGGCGAAGACGGAGTTGTTGCCGCTGGTGACGTCCCAGAAGCCGGCCGGGTAGTCGGCGCGTCCCGCCCGGTACAGAGCGTCGTTGAGGAAGCCGGCCCGGCCGTTCGTCCGGCAGGCCGTGGCGGCGTTGGCCTGGACGACGGCGGCGGCCCAGGTCGGGGCCGCGCCGCTGGTCCCGCCGATGATGCCGGGGAGGGGACCGGAGGCCTGGGCGGCGTCCGTGAAGTAGACCGGGTAGCCGGTGCTCGGGTCGGCCAGAGCCGCGACGTCCGGGACGGCGCGCTTGCCCGTGGTGGCGACACCGCCCTGGTAGACGGTGGGCTGCCAGCGGGTCGAGACGCCGCCGCCACTGCCGCCGCCGTCGGAGTTCCAGGCCTTTTGCGTGGCGGTGCCGCCCGACCCGGTCATCGTGGTGCCGCCGACGCCGGTGACGTAGGGCTGGCTCGCGGGGTCGTCGACGGCGGCGGAGGCGGAGCCGGTCGCGGGTTCGCAGTCACTGGAACCGCTGTCGCCCGAGGCGGCGACGACGCTCTGCCCCTGTGCGGCGGCCTCCGCGAAGATCGTGTTCTCGGCGTTCGCGGTCGCGCCGCTCTCGACCGGCTCGCAGAGGCCCCAGCTGGTGGAGATGACCTGCGCCTGGTCGTCGGTGACCATCTTCTGGTAGACGTCGAGGACGTTCTGGTCGGTCGCGGACGAGGCGTCCACGCCCTGGTAGTCGATGATGCTCGCGCCCGGGACCAGACCGATCAGATCCTCGATGTCGAGCGCCGACTCCACACCGACCGGCTGGTCGTCCACCGTGCTGCCGGCCGGGGCACCCGCCCCTTGTGCCGTGTCCACGTACACATGGGAGACCGAGGCGGCGGTACCCGCGCAGGACTGGTACGCGGCGACGGCGGCCGGGTCGACGTTCTCCAGCTCGAACACGGCCACCGTCTGGCCCGCACCGGCGGTGGCGGAACTCGTCATCCCGTAGGTGCCGGCCAGTTTGCCGGGGCTGTAGTAGTCGGTGCCGTCGGAGAGACCAGACCCGGTGAAGTCGGCGCAGAGCCCCGGGCTGTACGTCCGGGGGGCCACCGTGCGCGGGCCGCGGCCGGTCACCGGGGCCGGTTCGCTCACGTGCCGCACGGGCGTGTGGTGACTGACGACGGTGCCGAGGTCGCTCAGACCGACGATCCCGGTCACCGACGCCGCCACGCGGGCGGGCAGCGCGGGGGCCGAGGTGTTGAGATAGCCGATCGTGCCGTCTCCTGTGCCGTCCCTTGCGCCGTCCTTGAGGCGGACGTTGCTGAACCCGGTGGCGAAGGCGTGCGACGCCCGCGCGACGGTGGTCGTGACCGGGATGGACAGGCCGTCCGGGCTGACCCTGCCCGGAGCGAGACCGGCCGCCTTCAGCGCCTGGGAGACGTCGGCGACGGTGGCCCGGGTGGGGCCGAAGGCCGCGGCGAACTGCCCCTTGGCCAGGTATCGGTGATACAGCGGATCACCCGGGGTGGACACCGCGGTGACGAAGTCGGCCAGCGCCCGCGGGTCACGCGGGGAGAGATGCACGCTCAGGTGCAGCGTGGTGCCCGACGCGGTGGCGCCGACGACGGACCCGCCGGCAGGGACCCGGGGAGCGGTGCCTATGCGCCTGGGTACGTCCGGCCCGGCCGCGGTGCTCGAACCGGCCGCGGTGGCGGGGCCGGCGGCCGCGACGCCGAGAGCGACGGCGGCCGAGGCGGCCAACACCACCGTGACTCTCGTACGGATCCTGCTCGCCGCGGGTCTGGAACATCCCGTCGCGGCCTGAACTCTCTTGCTCATGCGGTTCCTTCGAAACCGAGGACCGTCATCACGAGTGGGCATCGGCGCTCTCGGCCGCACTCTGACCTGCGGGCATGGCCGCACGACGGTAGGTGCCGGGAACTATCCACCTCCGCCACGGGCCGCGCATCGCCCCAGGACCGATCTTGGCCCGCGCCCGGCAGAAACCTTGCGACCCCTTTGACATCGCCCGCCGGATCCGGCGGGCGATGTCACTCCGTGAACGCGCCCATCGCCCGGTCGAGCAGCACGGCCAGCGGGACGGTGCCCTCGCAGGCCACCCATGCCGTGGCGGCCACGTCGAGGCAGGCGAGTGCGGCGGCGGCCAGTGCGCCCGGCCTGGTGTCCTCGGGGTGGCTGGGGTCCGCTCCCAGCCGCCGGGCGATGTCCGGCACCAGCAGCTCCTGCCAGCGCATCTGTTTCTCGTGGTGCCCGGCACGCAGTGACGGGGTCTCCTGGAGCATGCGCAGATAGGCGAGTGTCTGCTCGGGCGCCTGCTCGTTGGCCTGCGTCAGGACGTCGAACGCCCTGCGCAGCGCCTCCCAGGACCGCTCGTCGTCGGGGCGGGCGGCGAGCGCCTCCGCGATCCGGCGGCCGGATTCCTCCAGGCGCCCCAGGACGATCTCTTCCTTGGTGCCGAAGTACCGGAACAGGCTGGCGCGCGACAGGCCCACCTCGCCGGCGATCTGGTCGACGGTCGTCCGGTCGAATCCCTGCTCGGTGAAGAGCCGGTGCGCCACCTCGACGACCTCCGCCTGGACCGCCGCACGCATGCGCGCGCGCAGTCCGGGCGGCTTGGGTGCGGACTGGTCGGCGGTACGGGCGGGCTCGCTCATACCGGCAGGCTACCGCAAGGGCTCAACTTGATACTGAGTATCAGGCGGCGCCGCCCTGGGCCTGGGTGGCGACGTCGGCCCATTCCTCCCAGGTCTTCAGGCGCTCGGCATAGATGTGCGGGACGAGTTGGAGCGGGGCGGTGCCGAAGAAGACCCGCAGGGGCGGGTTGTCGGCGTCCACGATCTTCAGCAGGGCCGCGCCGGTGGCCGTGGGGTCGCCGTGCTCGACGGTGCCCCAGTTCGCGGCGACGGCCGCGCGCAGGTCGTCGTAGGCGGGCAGCTGCCCGGCGAAGGTGGCGGAGGAGCCCGCCCAGTCGGTGGCGAAGCCGCCGGGCTCGACGAGGGTGACCTTGATGTCGAAGCCCGCGACCTCCTGGGCAAGGGCCTCGCTCATGGCCTCCAGGGCCCACTTGGAGGCGTTGTAGACGCCGAGGTTGGGGAAGGCGGTGACACCGCCGACGCTGGAGATTTGCACGATGCGGCCACTGCCCTGGGCCCGCAGGAGGGGCAGGGCGGCCTGGGTGATCCACAGGGCGCCGTAGAAGTTGGTCTCCATCTGGTCGCGGACCTGCTGCTCCGTCAGCTCCTCGACCGCGCCGAACAGGCCGTAGCCGGCGTTGTTGACGACGATGTCGAGGCGGCCGAAGTGGTCGTGCGCCCGCTGGACGGCCTCGGTGGCGGCGGCCTTGTCGGTGACGTCCAGGGTCAGCGGCAGGATCGCCTCGCCGTGGACGGCCACCAGGTCCGCGAGGGAGCCGGTGTCGCGGGCGGTGGCCGCGACCTTGTCGCCGCGCTCCAGGGCGGCCTGGACGAACTGGCGGCCGAAGCCGCGCGAGGAACCGGTGACGAACCAGATCTTGCTCATGGGAAAGCGCTCCGTTCGAAGTGAAGCTGATGAAGGCTTGCGAAGTCTTATATCGAGACCGTACATCACTGTGAGACTCAGTATCAAGATGAGTTGCAGATTCGATGCTGTACTCTGCCTGGCACAGCGAGGTACGTCTGACAACGGGAGGACAGAGATGTCTTCACACGTGGCGCCCGGTGACCAAGTGACGTCCGGACTCGACCGGCGTGCCGAGCTGCGGGAGTTCCTGCGTTCTCGCAGGGCCCGGCTCAGGCCCGAGGACGTGAGCCTGCCCTCGTACGGGCGGCGGCGGGTTCCCGGACTGCGGCGCGAGGAGCTGGCACAGCTGGCCGGGGTGTCCTACGCGTACTACGCGCGCCTGGAGCAGGGCTACGGCGAGACCATGTCGGCCGAGGTGCTGGACGCCGTGGCCCGCGCCCTGCGCCTGAACGACGAGGAGCGCGGCCATCTGATCCGGCTCGCCCAGCCCGAACGGGACGCCACGCCACAGGCCGTACCCCCGCCGCAACGGCTGCGGCCCACCGTCCAGCACCTCCTCGACACGATCGGCGTGCCCGCCTACGTCGTCAGCCGGCGCCTGGACGTCCTGGGCTGGAACCGCCTCGCCGCCGTCGTCTTCGGGGACTGGGCCCAACTGCCGCCCCAGGAGCGCAATGTGGCCCGGCTGATCTTCCTGTGGCCCGAGACGCGCGACCGGTTCGTCCACCCCGACGGCCCGGCTCGGCGCGTCGTCGGCGCGCTGCGCATGAACGCCGGCAAGAGCCCCGCCGATCCGCATTTCGCTTCCCTGATCCAGGAGTTGTCGCAGAAGAGCGAGGAGTTCCGGCAGCTGTGGGCACGGCACGAGGTGAGCTGCGGGAGCGCCGGTGAGTCCGTGCGGATGCGGCATCCGCTGGTGGGAGAGTTCGACCTCGTCCACGAACCCCTGGCGCTGCCCGGGGGCGCCCCGATGCGGCTGACCACCTACCACGCCGAACCGGGCTCCCCGTCGGAGGAAGCCCTGCGGACACTGGCGAGTTGGGAGATGGAGTCGCGGCGCTGACACGGCGGCGCTGACACGGCGGCGCGCCGTCATGTGGACAGGAGCGCGGCCGACGACGGTATCCGGGGCACCGGGACGGAACCGTGGAGGGGACCGGGGACGCGGGACAAGGGCAGACCGGTGCCGTTGTTGGTGTGGGCGATGATCTCGGCGGTGATGGAGATCGCCGTCTCTTCGGGGGTGTGGGCGCCGAGGTCGAGTCCGATGGGTGAGCGCAGGCGCGCGAGGTGCTCATCGGGTACGCCGGTCTCGCGCAGGCGTTCCAGGCGGTGTTCGTGGGTGCGGCGGGACCCCATCGCGCCGACGTAGCCGACGGGGAGACCGAGGGCCAGGCGCAGCAGGGGGATGTCGAACTTGGCGTCGTGGGTGAGGACGCAGAGCGCGGTACGGGCGTCGACTTCCGTGGCCTCCAGGTAGCGGTGGGGCCAGTCGACGACGACCTCGTCGGCGTACGGGAAGCGGGCGGGGGTGGCGAAGACGGGGCGGGCATCGCACACGGTGACCCGGTAGCCGAGGAAGCGCCCCGCCTGACTGAGGGCGGCCGCGAAGTCGACCGCGCCGAAGATCAGCATGCGGGGCGGTGCCGCGTGCGTGTGGACCAGGAGTGTCAGCCTGTCGGGGCAGGTGCCGTCGTCCCCGCCCACCTCGACGCAGGCGGTTCGGCCCGCCCGCAGCAGCCCGCGGACCTGGGTGGCCACCGCCCGATCCGCCCGCTGGCTGCCCAGTGTCCCGTCGTACGCGTTGCCGCCTCCGAGGACGGACAGGATACGGCCGAGCAGGTGCCGCGGACCGTCCACGACCTGCGCCACGGCGACGGGCAGGCCGGCCAGCACGTCTTCCAGGGCGGTGGTGAGGTGGGGCCGGTCGGCGGGGTCGATCCGCTGGGCCAGGACCTCCAGTTCGCCGCCGCAGGTCAGGCCCACGGCGAAGGCGTCGTCGGAGTAGCCGAACCGGGCCCGCACCGGGGGTTCGCCCGACTCCAGCACCTGTCGGCACAGGTCGTAGACGGCTCCCTCCACGCACCCTCCGGAGATGCTGCCGACCGCCTCGCCGTCGGTGCTCACGGCCAGCGCGGTGCCGGGTGGCAGGGGTGCGCTGCCGCTGACCTGGACGACGGTGGCGAGGGCGAAGGGGCGGGCCTCGCGGCACCAGCGGTACAGCATGTCCGCGATGTTCAGCATGAGAGGTGTCCTTCGGAGGGTGTCCTTCGTGGGTGGGTGGACCGCCGCCGCGCCGGTAGGGGGACAGTGCGGCGCGGCGGCGGACCGGCCGGGCGGGGTTCAGAGGAGGGCTTCGGCGGTGATGGGCAGGTCGCGGACGCGGCGGCCTGTGGCGTGGAAGACCGCGTTGGCGATGGCGGGTGCCACACCGATCTGCACGAGCTCTCCGAGGCTCTTCACGCCGATGGGGTCCGCCCTGTAGTCCTCACCGTCGAGATAGACGGCCTTGAGATCGGGGATGTCGGCGTTGACGGGCACGAGGTAGTCGGCGAGGTTGGCGTTGACGATCCGGCCGTCGCGGTGGTCGGTGACCGTGTGCTCCAGCAGGGCCGCGCCGATGCCGCCCACCATGCCGCCGATGGCCTGGCTGTCGGCGAGCTTGGGGCTGATGATGCGCCCCGCGTCGTACACGCCGAGCATCCGCCGCACCCGGACCAGGCCGAGCCGGGCGTCGACGGCGACCTCGGCGAACATCGCCGCGTAGCCGTACATCGAGAACCGGCTCTCCTCCTCCGGCGTGTACGATCCGCGCGCCTCCAGGTGGGTGAGGTTGTTGCGGGCCAGAAGCTGCCGGTAGGTCTCCCCGCGCGCGGGGCTGCCCTTGACGTGCAGCCGGCCGCCGCGGACCACGACGTCGTCGGCGGCGACGCCGTGCAGCGGTGAGCCCTCGTCCTCGACGGCGAGCTGGACGGCCTGCCGCCGCAGCTTGTCGCAGGTGTCCTGAACGGCGGATCCCACGCTGAGCATGGTCTGCGAGGCGCCCTGGGCAGGCGCCGGCGGCATGGCGGAGTCACCGAGCCGGAACTCGACCTGGCGTACGGCCAGGCCGAGGGCGTCCGCGGCGACCTGGGTCATGGAGGTGTACGTGCCCGTGCCGGTGTCGTGGGTCGCCGACTGGAGCACCGCCGTGCCGTCGGCGTCGAGCCGGGCGTGGGCCTGGGCCTGCCCCCGGAAGACGTCGTAGCAGCCGGTGGCCACGCCGGTGCCGATGAGCCAGTCGCCGTGACGCGTGGAGCGCGGCCTGGGATTGCGCCGGTGCCAGCCGAACT
Proteins encoded in this region:
- a CDS encoding S53 family peptidase; this encodes MSKRVQAATGCSRPAASRIRTRVTVVLAASAAVALGVAAAGPATAAGSSTAAGPDVPRRIGTAPRVPAGGSVVGATASGTTLHLSVHLSPRDPRALADFVTAVSTPGDPLYHRYLAKGQFAAAFGPTRATVADVSQALKAAGLAPGRVSPDGLSIPVTTTVARASHAFATGFSNVRLKDGARDGTGDGTIGYLNTSAPALPARVAASVTGIVGLSDLGTVVSHHTPVRHVSEPAPVTGRGPRTVAPRTYSPGLCADFTGSGLSDGTDYYSPGKLAGTYGMTSSATAGAGQTVAVFELENVDPAAVAAYQSCAGTAASVSHVYVDTAQGAGAPAGSTVDDQPVGVESALDIEDLIGLVPGASIIDYQGVDASSATDQNVLDVYQKMVTDDQAQVISTSWGLCEPVESGATANAENTIFAEAAAQGQSVVAASGDSGSSDCEPATGSASAAVDDPASQPYVTGVGGTTMTGSGGTATQKAWNSDGGGSGGGVSTRWQPTVYQGGVATTGKRAVPDVAALADPSTGYPVYFTDAAQASGPLPGIIGGTSGAAPTWAAAVVQANAATACRTNGRAGFLNDALYRAGRADYPAGFWDVTSGNNSVFATGFTAVAGYDEVTGLGAPREAGLTTALCAPRGTAATGASTFHPLAAPRRVLDTRNGTGWGLSSHPTTKPLVAGGTAPVRIEGVAGIPGSGVTAVVLNLTVTGTTGSGSLTAWADGTTKPSTSALNWTGTGQTLAASTTVEVAGDGVVDLATNSATHLIADVQGYYTSDSTGSGYSALKPARLLDTRDATGISTTGKITDRAVSLKVRGRGGVPSEATSVVLNLTATQTVGSGYLEAYPEGATRPTASDVNWSATGTTVPNLAVVPIGGDGNVSVFVRGTSHVIADVSGYFSPAGATFRTVPPQRLLDTRRTTALGSGATLALPVAGAGSIAADVKAVVLTVTVTGTTGTGYLTAWADGTGRPTASNLNWVKGRTISNQVMVPVGSDGKVDFYTNSTTQVIADVTGYIS
- a CDS encoding TetR family transcriptional regulator, with the protein product MSEPARTADQSAPKPPGLRARMRAAVQAEVVEVAHRLFTEQGFDRTTVDQIAGEVGLSRASLFRYFGTKEEIVLGRLEESGRRIAEALAARPDDERSWEALRRAFDVLTQANEQAPEQTLAYLRMLQETPSLRAGHHEKQMRWQELLVPDIARRLGADPSHPEDTRPGALAAAALACLDVAATAWVACEGTVPLAVLLDRAMGAFTE
- a CDS encoding SDR family oxidoreductase; protein product: MSKIWFVTGSSRGFGRQFVQAALERGDKVAATARDTGSLADLVAVHGEAILPLTLDVTDKAAATEAVQRAHDHFGRLDIVVNNAGYGLFGAVEELTEQQVRDQMETNFYGALWITQAALPLLRAQGSGRIVQISSVGGVTAFPNLGVYNASKWALEAMSEALAQEVAGFDIKVTLVEPGGFATDWAGSSATFAGQLPAYDDLRAAVAANWGTVEHGDPTATGAALLKIVDADNPPLRVFFGTAPLQLVPHIYAERLKTWEEWADVATQAQGGAA
- a CDS encoding helix-turn-helix domain-containing protein; translation: MSSHVAPGDQVTSGLDRRAELREFLRSRRARLRPEDVSLPSYGRRRVPGLRREELAQLAGVSYAYYARLEQGYGETMSAEVLDAVARALRLNDEERGHLIRLAQPERDATPQAVPPPQRLRPTVQHLLDTIGVPAYVVSRRLDVLGWNRLAAVVFGDWAQLPPQERNVARLIFLWPETRDRFVHPDGPARRVVGALRMNAGKSPADPHFASLIQELSQKSEEFRQLWARHEVSCGSAGESVRMRHPLVGEFDLVHEPLALPGGAPMRLTTYHAEPGSPSEEALRTLASWEMESRR
- a CDS encoding XdhC family protein, coding for MLNIADMLYRWCREARPFALATVVQVSGSAPLPPGTALAVSTDGEAVGSISGGCVEGAVYDLCRQVLESGEPPVRARFGYSDDAFAVGLTCGGELEVLAQRIDPADRPHLTTALEDVLAGLPVAVAQVVDGPRHLLGRILSVLGGGNAYDGTLGSQRADRAVATQVRGLLRAGRTACVEVGGDDGTCPDRLTLLVHTHAAPPRMLIFGAVDFAAALSQAGRFLGYRVTVCDARPVFATPARFPYADEVVVDWPHRYLEATEVDARTALCVLTHDAKFDIPLLRLALGLPVGYVGAMGSRRTHEHRLERLRETGVPDEHLARLRSPIGLDLGAHTPEETAISITAEIIAHTNNGTGLPLSRVPGPLHGSVPVPRIPSSAALLST